From the Maioricimonas rarisocia genome, one window contains:
- a CDS encoding tripartite tricarboxylate transporter substrate binding protein, translated as MSSVLLLAGLLLAGCEYDDLPESAGEWPRKPVKVIVPFGAGGGSDSFARIVQRAVREQNLLTEPLVIINVPGAGATIGSRRVKNARPDGYTLLMLHEAILTAKYSGNVSYGPEAFEPIAGMGGDHLVFAVADDVPFANLDDLVTAATEEPDSIAFAANLGAPSQFAGMLLEKTTPAAAFRFVQIGGGAKRFHALVGGHADVSAFSVAEYLQFRDGGLRALAVCTAEPHPELPDVPTARAQGYDVISGNLFFWWAPKGTPEDRIERIRTMLRQVMQSESVRDQLARMQIEPTFLEGEELAADLAEREARIASVAERQFVDLPDVPRAVLIVTGLFGLLVVVQAIRDKRRGAHALPKRDPPPRSAGTTSRSPARLVLLCSIATLIYVGLLQWGLIGFVRTTFVYVVVVALLLSPQPRNSLVPAGLLAGLLSVGLHALFTQVLVLDLP; from the coding sequence ATGTCATCTGTTCTGTTGCTTGCCGGCCTGCTTCTGGCCGGGTGCGAGTACGACGACCTGCCGGAGTCGGCCGGCGAATGGCCCCGAAAGCCGGTCAAGGTGATCGTGCCGTTCGGAGCCGGCGGCGGCAGCGATTCGTTCGCCCGCATCGTGCAGCGGGCGGTCCGTGAACAGAACCTGCTGACCGAGCCGCTGGTCATCATCAACGTTCCCGGTGCCGGCGCGACGATCGGCAGTCGCCGCGTCAAGAACGCCCGCCCCGACGGCTACACGCTGCTGATGCTGCACGAGGCGATTCTGACGGCGAAGTACAGCGGAAACGTCAGCTACGGTCCCGAGGCGTTCGAACCGATCGCCGGCATGGGGGGCGACCATCTCGTCTTTGCGGTGGCTGACGATGTCCCCTTCGCGAACCTCGATGACCTGGTCACTGCCGCGACGGAGGAGCCGGACTCGATCGCGTTCGCCGCGAACCTCGGCGCACCCAGTCAGTTCGCAGGAATGCTGCTCGAGAAAACGACTCCGGCAGCCGCCTTCCGGTTTGTCCAGATCGGTGGCGGGGCGAAACGGTTCCACGCTCTTGTCGGTGGACATGCAGATGTCTCCGCTTTTTCCGTGGCCGAGTATCTGCAGTTCCGCGATGGCGGGCTGCGCGCCCTGGCCGTCTGTACCGCAGAGCCACACCCCGAACTGCCCGACGTTCCCACCGCGCGGGCGCAGGGATACGACGTGATCAGCGGCAACCTGTTCTTCTGGTGGGCACCGAAGGGGACGCCGGAGGATCGGATCGAACGCATCCGGACAATGCTCCGCCAGGTGATGCAGTCGGAGTCCGTTCGCGACCAACTCGCCCGCATGCAGATCGAGCCGACCTTCCTCGAAGGGGAAGAACTGGCCGCCGACCTGGCCGAGCGCGAGGCGCGGATCGCCTCCGTCGCTGAGCGGCAGTTCGTCGACCTGCCCGACGTTCCGCGTGCGGTCCTCATCGTGACCGGCCTGTTCGGCCTGCTCGTCGTCGTGCAGGCAATCCGCGACAAGCGTCGGGGGGCTCACGCGTTGCCGAAACGTGACCCACCTCCCCGAAGTGCAGGGACGACCTCCCGGTCACCGGCCCGTCTCGTCCTGCTGTGTTCGATCGCGACGCTCATCTATGTCGGGCTGCTGCAGTGGGGGCTGATCGGCTTCGTCCGGACGACTTTCGTGTACGTGGTGGTCGTCGCACTGCTCCTGTCGCCGCAACCGCGAAACAGCCTCGTGCCGGCCGGCCTGCTCGCGGGGCTGCTGA